The Stieleria maiorica genome includes the window CCCTGATAAACGACTAGCTCCGTCCGGAGCGGCACTGTCAGTTATGACGACAGTGCTGGCCTTCGACGTGAGCTGCCTCGCCGCCAGCGTTTACGGACACGGACAGCATCCACGATTTCTCACGCACGACAGCCCGCGCGAAGGCGATATGGAAGGCCCACTGTTCCGCCGCCTGTTCGAGATCGTGCACGAACTGGAATCACAATTCACCGACACCGAGAGCGTGTCGTTTCAGTACATCGTCACCACAACATCAGAACCACCCAAAGACCTCGCCAATCCCCAGGGCCCATACGTCGTGGAAACCCTCGACGCCACAGGTCAAGACGGCCGACTCATGCGGAGGGTGTTTTGACGTGCGTTTCTCGGACCAAGCGAATACATCCGTATTCTGTGTCAGCACCCGATGTTGAGGCCCAACGCAAGAGGACCGTCGAAATCACAACCTTGAATGCTCAACGACTAATATCATGCCCGAACAATCTTCCCCAGACCCGCGACAAAGCCCTGCAAGCATTTACCCGATGACGGTGACGCTATTTAGTCCACTGCGTCCGTCGCGGGAGCTTCATCGGCAAACCCAACGAGCTTTGAAATCACACAAAGAAGGACGTGACCACTTCACCGAGATCACGCTTACGGACGGGCGACGGCCGTGTGAGATGACCGTCGAATATCTCGTGACCGCGACGTCACCGAAATCGGCAGAGCGGCTCGGGACGGTCTACTTGTCTCAGCTTTGTGATTTGCTTAGCGCTGTGACACGGTCTCCGGTTGAGTTTCATGCTGACCCCAATGACGCAATCGAAGAACGAATGCGTCTTGGGCGTCGCACCATGACGATCGAGCGGAAGCTCACGGAGCAGGAGTGGTCGTGGATTACCGGCTCACTCGTCGCCTTACGCCGTGAACACCCTCGGTTCCTTGCGGCTGCCAGCTGGTACCGCAAAGGGCTGACCGGAAAAGACTGCCTGGAAGTGTTCTGTTGCTACTGGCGGGTGATTGAGCGAATCGCATCCACCTACGCCGACAAGTCCAGTTGGGCACCGGACGAGCGAGGCGTTCGAAAGTGCGTCACTCAGCTCACATCCGATCTGTTCGGACCGGAGGATACACCAGAACTCCTTGCCGACGAGGATCGCGTCAAGGCTGTCATCAAGCTGCGCAACGACATCTCACACGGAAACCTCCCGATCTCGGTGGACATGATCGAAAAGGCCAGTGACGAGACCGACGCCCTGGAAGAGGCGGGCTTTCTCGTGCTGGAGCGGATCCGGCAAAACAGCCTGCAAATTGACGTCTAGCCGTGCGAGGGATCCTGCTGTGCTTGGAGGTTCGAAGTTGATTTACCCGAAAACGCCGATTTACTCCGTAGTGAATTTGCCTGTTTCGGTAAATTACGCTTGCGTGAGTTTACTAGAAATCAGATATTTACTGCGTAGTAAATGCCGTCAATTTGGTAAATCCATGGACTCCACGCCGCCCCCTTTCGAGCAGACTCTGGCCAAAACACTGGCCGATCTGGGCGATTTTTCGTTGGTTCCCCGCGCTGATCGCGGCTACGACTACTGCTTGGTCGCACCCGATGGCTCCAAAACCCTCATCGAAGTCAAGGCATACAAGCGGGTCACGCCAGCCACAGCCGAAGCGGCTCTCCGTGATCTGAAAAGAAAGTGCGAGGTGACCGGCGCAGAGCCTGTTCTTTACGCTGCGGTTATCTCCGATCGAACCGCCGAGATCGCGGTAGAACAGGGAGTTTCTTGGATGGATTTTGCGGGAAACTGCCGTCTGGTGTTTCCCCGTCAAGGAATCTATGTGCTTCGCAGCGGACTCCGTAATCCGTATGGCAAAACCGTTTCGACGAACCTGAATGTGTTTTCGCCGAAGTCAAGCCGCGTCGTCCGAGTGATGCTGCAAGACCCGATACAGGGCTGGCAACTCAATGAGCTGGCGAAACACCCCGACGTTCGAATCAGCCCGGGTTTGATGTCACGTATCAAAAAGTCCTTGGTCGCAGACAGCTATGCCGTCATGCACGATGGACTGCTTCGCTTGAAACACCCTGAGGCGTTGTTGCGCGACTGGGTAGAACACTACCGCAACGTCGATCAGCCCCGATACGCTTTCTACATGCGGGGTGAACTACAAGACATCGAGAATAAAGTTGCCGACTGGTTTACGGACTGCAACGTTGAGCACGCTCTGTCGCATCTCTCCGCTGCATGGCGGCTAGCTCCAGAAGTTCGCTACAACGTTGCCACGTTCCTGGTGTCCAATGAGGCAATTCGCGATGACTCGCTCAAAAAATTCAGAGAAGAATGCGGAGCGCGGCGAGTCGAAAGCGGAGCGAATCTAATGTTGCAAATCCCCGAGGACGAGAGCCACTTTAGTGGCCGTTCAAGTGAACCTCTTCAAATGACGTCTCCACTGCAGACATTCCTGGATTTGATGAGCATGAGCGGACGTGGCGCAGAGGCGGCTGAACCAATCTTCGACAAATATCTGAAACAGCCGATGAAAGCGGCGACAGAGGAAGCGAGGAGCTTCCAATGAGTCCCGAAGAGGCCGCTTACAAGGTGATGTTTGAAGTCACCGAAACACTGGCCCGGTGCGGGGATTTCGTCATCGTAGGGGGCTGGGTTCCTGAACTGTTATTCCCGAACAAGGGACATGCGGGATCCATCGATGTGGACCTTGTCGTGGCCCCTGACGGAGTCGCTCAGGGAATCGATCTAGACGATTATCTGCGGCACCACGGATACCGTCGATGTGAAAAACCTGCTCCGACTCGCTACCTCCGTCCCGTCCCCAACACGGAAGCCGAAGTCGCCATTGATCTTTTGACGACGCCTGTTCATCAAGGCAAAAAGGTTGTCGATGCAAAAATAGGTGGAGTGTCTGTCGGAAGTCTTCCTGGACTGGATCTTGCGTTACGCTGCCATGAGACGCTGACCATCGATGGCGAAGACACCGAGGGGAAACGCTGCAAGATCACTGTGA containing:
- a CDS encoding type IV toxin-antitoxin system AbiEi family antitoxin codes for the protein MDSTPPPFEQTLAKTLADLGDFSLVPRADRGYDYCLVAPDGSKTLIEVKAYKRVTPATAEAALRDLKRKCEVTGAEPVLYAAVISDRTAEIAVEQGVSWMDFAGNCRLVFPRQGIYVLRSGLRNPYGKTVSTNLNVFSPKSSRVVRVMLQDPIQGWQLNELAKHPDVRISPGLMSRIKKSLVADSYAVMHDGLLRLKHPEALLRDWVEHYRNVDQPRYAFYMRGELQDIENKVADWFTDCNVEHALSHLSAAWRLAPEVRYNVATFLVSNEAIRDDSLKKFREECGARRVESGANLMLQIPEDESHFSGRSSEPLQMTSPLQTFLDLMSMSGRGAEAAEPIFDKYLKQPMKAATEEARSFQ